In the Flagellimonas sp. HMM57 genome, one interval contains:
- a CDS encoding DegT/DnrJ/EryC1/StrS family aminotransferase — MGENEQLYVKEAFDTNWIAPLGPFVNRFEKVIGDYVSGSVHVAALSSGTAAIHLALELLGVSQGDEVLCQSFTFSASANPILYLGATPVFIDSEMHTWNMSPELLEKAIIDRINFGKKPKAIIAVHLYGMPYMVKEIAEIADKYEIPIVEDSAEALGSTYKGDKCGSFGDIGILSFNGNKIITTSGGGALLTKDEDIKKKAIYLATQARDDAPHYQHSEVGYNYRMSNVLAGIGCGQMEVLDNRVKARRRNFDFYKDGLSHLSEIEFLEEPSGFFSNRWLSCILTPSYEARESIRLNLLEEDIESRPLWKPLHMQPVFKNSPNFINGTSEKLFERGLCLPSGSNLSIEDLERVVHLIKKSLQ, encoded by the coding sequence ATGGGTGAAAACGAACAATTATATGTAAAAGAGGCATTTGATACCAATTGGATTGCCCCTTTGGGTCCTTTTGTAAATCGTTTTGAGAAAGTTATTGGTGATTATGTAAGTGGCTCTGTGCATGTAGCAGCTCTAAGTTCAGGAACGGCAGCAATTCATTTAGCCTTGGAATTACTTGGTGTATCACAAGGTGATGAAGTGCTATGCCAAAGCTTTACATTTTCTGCATCAGCAAATCCTATTCTTTATTTAGGGGCGACTCCTGTATTCATTGATAGTGAAATGCATACCTGGAACATGTCCCCAGAATTATTGGAAAAAGCTATTATTGACCGAATTAATTTTGGGAAAAAACCTAAAGCTATTATTGCAGTGCACTTGTATGGAATGCCTTATATGGTGAAGGAAATAGCTGAAATTGCAGATAAATACGAAATTCCGATCGTTGAGGATAGTGCTGAAGCTCTGGGAAGTACTTATAAAGGTGATAAGTGTGGTAGTTTCGGAGATATTGGGATTTTGTCCTTTAACGGAAATAAAATCATCACAACTTCTGGTGGTGGAGCACTACTGACTAAAGATGAGGACATAAAGAAAAAAGCAATTTACTTAGCAACCCAAGCGAGAGATGATGCGCCCCATTACCAACATTCCGAAGTAGGCTATAATTACAGAATGAGTAATGTTTTAGCTGGGATAGGATGCGGACAAATGGAGGTCCTTGATAATCGTGTAAAAGCACGACGGCGTAATTTTGATTTTTATAAAGATGGCTTAAGTCATTTATCAGAAATAGAATTTTTGGAGGAACCAAGTGGTTTTTTTTCCAACAGATGGCTTAGCTGCATTTTAACTCCTTCGTATGAGGCAAGAGAAAGCATACGCCTAAACTTATTGGAAGAAGATATAGAGTCACGACCACTTTGGAAACCTCTTCATATGCAACCTGTTTTTAAAAATTCCCCAAATTTTATAAATGGTACTTCAGAAAAATTGTTCGAACGAGGATTATGTCTACCAAGTGGTTCTAATCTAAGTATCGAAGATTTAGAAAGAGTAGTACATCTAATCAAAAAATCTTTACAATGA